Proteins encoded within one genomic window of Cucumis sativus cultivar 9930 chromosome 3, Cucumber_9930_V3, whole genome shotgun sequence:
- the LOC101216258 gene encoding kinesin-like protein KIN-12B, which yields MKHFMQPRNPILRDTHLADLPPSSSPSPNGAGIKGGRPPRKPKSTSKENAPPSDPNSMVSDSKPSPAKLKSPLPPRPPSSNPLKRKLSMETVPENSIPGLSDSGVKVVVRMRPPCKDRDEGDNIVQNVTSDSLSINGQTFTFDAVADTEATQLDIFQLVGEPLVENCMAGFNSSVFAYGQTGSGKTYTMWGPANALSDDNLLSEQKGLTPRVFEQLFARIKEEEVKHADKLLKYQCYCSLLEIYNEQITDLLDPNQRNLQIREDVKSGVYVENLTEECVSTMADVTRLLMKGLSNRRTGATSVNSESSRSHTVFTCVVESRSKRMADGLSSFKTSRINLVDLAGSERQKLTGAAGERLKEAGNINRSLSQLGNLINILAEISQTGKQRHIPYRDSRLTFLLQESLGGNAKLAMVCAISPSQSCKSESFSTLRFAQRAKAIKNKAVVNEVMQDDVNHLREVIRQLRDELHRLKSNGNSLNDTNGGHSAAWIRRSLSLLKSSISRPMALPHVDDDGDEEMEIDEEAVEKLCDQLDKQNAGLEAGEGKQAETVQSGSSIALEGMQLTKFQPCASGSESRKENSDDTDVNMEDETSAQDEVMIIGSTEEPVYDTPVCSVANVPNHGNLETENQRITDLCDQILIDESSDNITMKSSMERVKSGELKISGDVPLCTSSEPLSGFQATKCELNTPNNSSNGILSCVSPPGLSIVPCDVSPLLKSPTPSISPRINDSRKSLRTSTMLSASQKDLQAETKLGLDHLQKSCEKSLKRSSANVLSLLPTQSKNAGVTTEQLAASIRNGLEIIDSCRQSSALRRSSFRFSYKPAEKVNVPINKIDVGVQTSCDDEAAGENLFMCTSCKIRKQLEVREEDSSSDLQLVPVDGTGSAEKSRIQVPKAVEKVLAGAIRREMALEEYCNKQAFDISQLNRLVQQYKHERECNAVLGQAREDKILRLESLMDGVLPTEEFMEEELLSLTHEHKILKEKYENHPEVLQRRMELKKVQDELQSYRNFYDLGEREVLMEEIQDLRSQLQYYIDSPSASLRKQNSILQLTYSEPTVAPSLGAIPESTEESAEEKIEQERARWTEEESKWISLAEELRSELEASRLLADKRKREFEAEKKCAEELEEAMQMAMAGHARLLEQYADLEEKHMQLLLRHRKIQDGIVDVKRAASRAGVKGAESKFINALAAEISALKVERERERRYLRDENKGLQAQLRDTAEAVQAAGELLVRLKEAEEGVSAAQMRAIEAEQEAEKAYKQIDKLKQKHEKEISTLNALMADSRLPKEAIQPAYDDESKAKYDMDESHDQRWREEFEPFYNSEDGELPKLSEPSWFSGYDRCNI from the exons ATGAAGCACTTCATGCAGCCAAGAAACCCTATCTTGCGAGATACCCATCTCGCTGATCTACcgccatcttcttctcctagCCCTAACGGCGCCGGAATCAAGGGCGGCAGACCCCCTCGAAAACCCAAGTCGACTTCTAAAGAAAATGCTCCACCGTCAGATCCCAACTCCATGGTTTCCGATTCCAAACCCTCGCCGGCTAAGTTGAAGAGCCCGCTTCCACCTAGGCCTCCCTCTTCTAACCCACTTAAGCGGAAGCTTAGTATGGAGACCGTTCCTGAGAATTCCATTCCCGGGTTGTCTGATTCCGGTGTGAAG GTGGTAGTGCGCATGAGGCCGCCGTGCAAGGACAGAGATGAAGGGGATAATATAGTACAGAATGTTACCAGTGATTCCTTGTCAATTAATGGGCAGACGTTTACTTTTGATGCTGTTGCTGACACAGAGGCAACACAG CTTGATATCTTCCAGCTTGTAGGAGAGCCTCTTGTTGAAAATTGTATGGCAGGTTTCAACAGTTCTGTATTTGCATATGGGCAA ACGGGAAGCGGGAAGACATATACCATGTGGGGTCCAGCCAATGCTTTGTCTGATGACAATTTATTAAGTGAACAAAAGGGCTTAACTCCCCGCGTTTTTGAACAACTCTTTGCTCGTATAAAAGAG GAAGAAGTGAAACATGCTGACAAGTTACTCAAGTATCAGTGTTACTGTTCTCTTCTCGAG ATTTACAATGAGCAAATCACTGATTTATTGGATCCAAATCAGAGAAACCTCCAG ATTAGAGAAGACGTAAAATCTGGTGTTTATGTTGAAAATTTAACAGAAGAGTGTGTATCCACAATGGCAGACGTTACTCGGCTTCTAATGAAG GGTTTATCAAATAGGAGGACTGGTGCAACTAGTGTTAACTCTGAGAGTTCGCGGTCACATACTGTTTTCACCTGTGTTGTTGAATCCCGATCCAAG AGAATGGCAGATGGTTTAAGTAGCTTTAAAACAAGTAGAATAAATCTTGTTGATTTAGCTGGTTCCGAGAGACAGAAGCTAACAGGTGCAGCTGGGGAGCGCTTGAAAGAAGCAGGCAATATCAACAGATCACTCTCACAACTCGG GAATCTTATTAATATTCTTGCCGAGATTTCTCAAACTGGAAAACAAAGGCACATCCCGTACAGAGATTCTAGACTCACTTTTTTATTGCAAGAATCTCTTGGAGGAAATGCAAAGTTAGCAATGGTTTGTGCCATTTCTCCATCACAAAg CTGCAAGAGTGAAAGTTTTAGCACCTTGAGGTTTGCCCAACGTGCCAAAGCTATAAAGAACAAAGCTGTTGTTAATGAAGTTATGCAAGATGACGTGAATCACTTGCGTGAAGTGATACGGCAGCTCAGG GATGAACTACACCGACTTAAGTCAAATGGAAATAGTTTAAATGACACAAATGGAGGTCACTCTGCAGCATGGATCCGCAGAAGTTTAAGTCTACTAAAGTCTAGCATAAGTCGTCCCATGGCATTACCTCATGTGGATGATGATGGTgatgaagaaatggaaattgaTGAGGAAGCTGTTGAAAAGCTCTGTGATCAACTGGACAAACAAAATGCAGGTTTGGAGGCTGGTGAAGGAAAGCAAGCTGAAACTGTTCAATCAGGTTCCTCAATTGCCTTGGAAGGAATGCAGTTAACTAAGTTTCAGCCTTGTGCTTCTGGAAGTGAATCTAGAAAGGAAAATTCTGATGATACAGATGTAAATATGGAAGACGAAACATCTGCACAAGATGAGGTTATGATTATTGGTTCAACAGAAGAGCCTGTTTACGATACCCCAGTATGTTCTGTTGCCAATGTGCCAAACCATGGTAACCTGGAAACAGAAAATCAAAGGATAACAGACTTGTGTGACCAAATTCTCATAGATGAATCCTCAGACAATATTACTATGAAATCTTCAATGGAGAGAGTGAAAAGTGGAGAACTAAAAATTTCAGGAGATGTCCCCTTGTGTACATCCTCTGAACCTCTCAGTGGATTTCAGGCTACCAAGTGTGAATTAAATACACCCAACAATTCCTCAAACGGGATTCTTAGTTGTGTTTCTCCTCCAGGCCTCAGCATAGTTCCTTGTGATGTGTCCCCACTTCTCAAATCCCCTACTCCAAGCATTTCACCTAGAATCAATGATAGCAGGAAAAGCTTGAGGACTTCAACGATGTTGTCTGCTTCACAGAAAGATCTTCAGGCTGAGACTAAGCTAGGCTTAGATCATCTGCAAAAATCATGTGAGAAGTCCTTAAAAAGGAGCTCTGCTAATGTATTATCTCTGTTGCCTACTCAGAGTAAGAATGCTGGTGTAACAACAGAACAGTTGGCTGCAAGCATCCGCAATGGGCTTGAAATTATTGATAGTTGCCGTCAGAGTTCAGCATTGAGAAGGTCCTCATTCAGATTTTCATATAAACCTGCAGAAAAGGTTAATGTGccaattaacaaaattgatgTTGGTGTGCAAACATCTTGCGATGATGAGGCTGCTGGTGAAAACCTTTTTATGTGCACTAGTTGCAAAATTAGAAAGCAGCTGGAGGTTAGAGAGGAGGATAGCAGTTCAGATCTTCAATTAGTACCTGTGGATGGTACAGGCTCTGCTGAGAAATCGAGGATACAAGTTCCTAAA GCAGTTGAGAAAGTTCTTGCTGGAGCTATTAGAAGAGAAATGGCACTTGAAGAGTACTGCAACAAGCAAGCATTTGATATAAGTCAACTCAACCGTTTG GTACAACAGTACAAGCATGAAAGAGAATGCAATGCTGTGCTTGGACAAGCTAGGGAGGACAAAATTCTTCGCCTTGAGAGTCTCATGGATGGTGTTTTACCGACTGAGGAGTTCATGGAGGAGGAACTGTTGTCCCTCACACATGAGCATAAG attttgaaggaaaaatatgaaaatcacCCTGAAGTCCTACAGAGACGAATGGAGttgaaaaaagttcaagatGAATTGCAAAGCTACAGGAATTTCTATGACTTGGGTGAGAGAGAAGTGCTAATGGAAGAGATTCAGGATTTAAGAAGTCAGCTGCAATACTACATTGATTCACCCTCTGCATCCTTGCGAAAGCAAAATTCTATTTTACAATTGACTTATTCTGAGCCTACCGTTGCTCCATCTCTTGGTGCAATTCCTGAATCAACAGAAGAAAGTGCTGAGGAGAAAATTGAGCAGGAGAGAGCTCGTTGGACTGAGGAGGAGAGCAAATGGATCTCTCTTGCCGAAGAACTCAGAAGTGAACTTGAAGCAAGCAGGTTGTTAGCAGATAAAAGAAAACGAGAGTTTGAAGCTGAGAAGAAATGTGCTGAAGAGTTGGAGGAAGCTATGCAAATGGCTATGGCGGGGCATGCACGGTTGCTGGAACAATACGCAGACTTGGAAGAAAAGCACATGCAATTGCTTTTACGACATAGAAAGATACAGGATGGAATTGTGGATGTAAAAAGGGCAGCTTCTAGAGCAGGTGTGAAAGGAGCAGAATCCAAGTTTATAAATGCCCTTGCTGCTGAAATTTCAGCACTTAAAGTTGAAAGAGAGCGAGAAAGGCGCTATCTAAGAGATGAGAACAAGGGACTTCAAGCTCAATTAAGAGATACTGCTGAAGCTGTGCAGGCTGCAGGTGAATTGCTTGTGCGTCTGAAAGAAGCAGAGGAAGGAGTTTCTGCTGCTCAG ATGCGAGCAATTGAAGCTGAGCAAGAAGCTGAGAAGGCCTACAAACAGATTGATAAATTGAAGCAAAAACATGAGAAGGAAATCAGCACACTCAATGCTCTCATGGCAGATTCTCGTTTACCAAAGGAAGCAATACAACCTGCTTATGATGATGAAAGCAAAGCCAAATACGACATGGATGAATCCCACGATCAGCGTTGGAGAGAGGAATTTGAGCCATTCTACAATAGCGAAGATGGCGAGCTACCTAAACTCTCAGAACCGTCCTGGTTCTCTGGATATGATAGATGCAACATATAA
- the LOC101211278 gene encoding transcription factor bHLH62, whose amino-acid sequence MEKEFFMNDGGCSFYGMEIQPNELNSSGGLLNPNWENSMDHSDLFESTLSSIVSSPANSHIIGGGGGGGGGDNLMMRELIGRLGSICNSGEISPHSYIGGTNNNSTNTSCYNTPLNSPPKLNLSSIMESQIRGNLIPHHQNLAPFSTDPGFAERAARFSCFGNRNLGGLNGQLGSNETQELSNRSMAGAGVESGKLSRVSSNKSFNIGGVGSPQMVVQEGDQSPVQKGNSMPIPNKKVSNRFSRSSTPENAGDSREGSSVSEQNPIGESGLKGKAETNTRKRKSVQTGQAKDVKAAVENHEPNGKKIKPDEVTKKEIDGAKGKAEAKSSGDANQKQNNDSSKPPEPPKDYIHVRARRGQATDSHSLAERVRREKISKRMKFLQDLVPGCNKVTGKAVMLDEIINYVQSLQRQVEFLSMKLATVNPRMDFNMETLVPKDIFKGPGSSSHTVYPMDSSVPQFAYDYQSMHVTPLHSGIPNGTEKQFSVASANDVMQRNLSGQMTNGYNEVVNGIQISKFWEDELHTVVQMGYGQNQLQNANDEMKSEL is encoded by the exons ATGGAGAAGGAATTCTTCATGAATGATGGTGGATGCAGTTTTTATGGGATGGAAATCCAACCTAATGAGCTGAATTCAAGTGGGGGGTTGTTGAATCCCAATTGGGAAAATTCGATGGATCATAGCGATCTCTTTGAGTCTACTTTAAGTTCGATTGTGTCTTCTCCGGCGAATTCTCACATTATCGGTGGTGGCGGTGGCGGTGGCGGTGGAGATAACTTGATGATGCGAGAATTGATTGGAAGGCTGGGGAGTATTTGCAATTCTGGTGAGATTTCGCCTCATTCTTACATTGGTGGAACGAATAACAATAGTACGAACACTTCTTGTTACAATACGCCTTTGAATTCTCCTCCCAAGCTTAATTTATCCTCGATCATGGAGTCTCAGATCAGAGGGAATTTGATTCCCCATCACCAAAATCTTGCCCCATTTTCGACTGATCCTGGTTTCGCTGAGAGGGCTGCgagattttcttgttttgggAACAGGAATCTTGGGGGATTGAATGGGCAATTGGGGTCTAATGAAACTCAAGAATTGAGTAACAGATCAATGGCTGGAGCTGGAGTGGAATCTGGAAAGTTATCCAGAGTTTCAAGTAACAAATCCTTCAACATTGGTGGAGTCGGATCCCCTCAAATGGTGGTTCAAGAAGGCGATCAAAGCCCAGTTCAAAAAGGGAATTCAATGCCAATCCCTAACAAGAAAGTATCGAACAGGTTTTCGAGGTCTTCGACTCCCGAAAATGCTGGTGATTCACGGGAAGGATCTTCGGTTTCCGAGCAGAATCCAATTGGGGAATCGGGTTTAAAAGGTAAAGCTGAAACCAACACTAGGAAAAGGAAATCAGTTCAAACTGGTCAAGCAAAAGATGTGAAg GCTGCAGTAGAGAACCATGAAccaaatggaaagaaaatcaaaccaGATGAAGTTACTAAGAAAGAGATTGATGGTGCAAAAGGAAAGGCAGAGGCAAAATCTTCAGGAGATGCAAATcagaaacaaaacaatgatAGTTCAAAGCCTCCTGAGCCTCCAAAGGATTATATCCATGTTAGAGCTAGAAGAGGTCAAGCTACAGATAGCCACAGTTTGGCTGAAAGA GTCCGACGCGAGAAAATCAGCAAACGAATGAAGTTCCTTCAGGATCTTGTTCCCGGTTGCAATAAG GTAACTGGAAAGGCAGTCATGCTTGATGAAATTATAAACTATGTTCAGTCTTTGCAGCGTCAAGTTGAG TTTCTTTCAATGAAATTGGCAACTGTTAATCCAAGGATGGATTTTAACATGGAAACTCTTGTGCCAAAGGAT ATCTTCAAAGGTCCCGGTTCCTCTTCGCATACGGTTTACCCTATGGATTCATCTGTACCCCAATTTGCATATGATTATCAATCTATGCACGTGACTCCTCTTCACAGTGGCATTCCTAATGGGACAGAGAAGCAATTCTCAGTTGCCTCAGCAAATGATGTGATGCAAAGAAATCTAAGCGGGCAAATGACAAACGGGTACAACGAAGTCGTGAATGGAATCCAA ATTTCAAAGTTCTGGGAAGATGAACTCCACACAGTAGTTCAAATGGGTTATGGACAAAACCAACTGCAGAATGCTAATG atgaaatgaaaagtgaattgtaa